A genomic region of Arachis hypogaea cultivar Tifrunner chromosome 5, arahy.Tifrunner.gnm2.J5K5, whole genome shotgun sequence contains the following coding sequences:
- the LOC112803087 gene encoding glutathione reductase, cytosolic, translated as MARKMLIDGEPAAALEEEATDFDFDLFVIGAGSGGVRASRFSANFGAKVGICELPYHPISSETIGGVGGTCVIRGCVPKKILVYGASFGGDLEDARNYGWELSEKIDFNWKKLLQKKTDEINRLNGIYKRLLSNAGVKLFEGEGKVVGPHEVEVTQLDGTKLSYSAKHILIATGGRAHLPDIPGKELGITSDEALSLEELPKRVVILGGGYIAVEFASIWQGMGSTVNLVFRKELPLRGFDDEMRAVVARNLEGRGINLHPRTNLTQLIKTEDGIKAVTDHGEELMADVVLFATGRVPNTKRLNLEAVGVELDSNGAIKVNEYSRTNIPSIWAVGDVTDRMNLTPVALMEGTCFAKTVFGAQESKPDYSNIPYAVFSIPPLSVVGLSEEQAIEQANGDVLVFTSTFNPMKNTISGRQEKTVMKLVVDAETDKVLGASMCGPDAPEIMQGIAVALKCGATKAQFDSTVGIHPSSAEEFVTMRSVTRTVAAAKPRTSL; from the exons ATGGCCAGAAAGATGCTGATCGATGGTGAACCAGCTGCTGCATTGGAAGAAGAGGCGACTGATTTTGACTTCGACTTGTTCGTTATTGGAGCTGGTAGTGGTGGCGTTCGTGCCTCTAGATTCTCCGCCAACTTCGGAGCTAAA GTTGGGATTTGCGAGCTTCCGTATCATCCAATTAGCTCAGAAACGATTGGAGGTGTTGGTGGAAC GTGTGTGATTCGTGGTTGTGTTCCCAAAAAGATTCTGGTCTATGGAGCATCTTTTGGAGGGGATCTTGAG GATGCCAGGAATTATGGGTGGGAATTGAGCGAGAAGATTGACTTCAACTGGAAGAAGCTCTTACAAAAGAAG ACAGATGAAATCAATAGGTTAAATGGAATATACAAGCGATTGTTATCCAATGCTGGGGTTAAATTATTTGAAGGTGAGGGAAAGGTAGTGGGCCCACATGAAGTTGAGGTGACACAATTGGATGGCACTAAATTGTCTTATTCGGCAAAACACATACTGATTGCTACTGGTGGTAGGGCCCATCTTCCGGATATTCCAGGAAAG GAGTTGGGCATAACATCTGATGAAGCATTAAGTTTAGAGGAATTGCCTAAACGTGTCGTGATTCTTGGAGGAGG CTATATAGCAGTTGAGTTCGCTTCTATATGGCAAGGGATGGGTTCCACAGTCAATCTTGTTTTCAGAAAGGAACTTCCATTGAG AGGTTTTGATGATGAAATGAGAGCTGTGGTTGCGAGGAATCTTGAGGGAAGGGGAATTAATTTACATCCAAGGACAAACTTGACACAG TTGATTAAAACAGAAGATGGCATTAAAGCTGTTACAGATCATGGTGAGGAGCTGATGGCTGATGTTGTGCTATTTGCCACTG GTAGAGTCCCCAATACTAAGAGGTTAAATTTAGAAGCTGTAGGTGTCGAGCTTGACAGCAATGGAGCAATAAAG GTAAACGAATATTCACGCACAAACATACCAAGCATATGGGCTGTCGGTGATGTAACAGACCGAATGAATCTCACTCCAGTGGCTTTGATGGAAGGAACATGTTTTGCA AAAACAGTATTTGGTGCGCAAGAAAGTAAGCCAGACTATAGTAACATCCCCTATGCTGTGTTCAG CATTCCACCACTTTCTGTAGTTGGCCTCAGTGAGGAGCAGGCAATAGAGCAAGCAAATGGTGATGTGCTAGTTTTCACATCAACCTTCAATCCCATGAAAAATACCATCTCAGG GCGACAAGAGAAAACTGTTATGAAGCTTGTTGTTGATGCCGAGACAGACAAAGTTCTCGGAGCATCCATGTGTGGGCCTGATGCGCCAGAAATTATGCAG GGTATTGCTGTTGCATTGAAGTGTGGAGCTACCAAGGCACAGTTTGACAGCACG GTCGGCATACATCCATCTTCTGCAGAAGAATTTGTAACCATGCGTTCAGTTACAAGGACTGTTGCTGCTGCAAAGCCCAGGACAAGTTTGTAA